The DNA sequence CACCCAACCATGGCTCCAAACCCAGCTATATTATCCATCGTTTTCCCAGAGAGTGTACAAAAGCCATTCATTTAAGTATCTTGACAAAAACATTGATTAAGCTTTCTTTTCTTGGCAAGGGTAACAAAAATGAGATTTAAtcgttttgttttcattctcaTGGAAATATGATAAAGACCTGATAAAAACAGCTTGAATAAACAAGCTGCAGCCTATTGTGTCAACTACAACAATCCTTTACTGACAGTGTTATTTAATAAGATGATCaataaaggattttttaaagttttgtagATAATTTCCATATTGTATTATTTGACAGCAAATAAAAGCTCATAAAATGGTGTTTTCTGAAACTACGCAGATGAAATTAGCATATAGCATCAGAGATGGTCTTGCGTGGAACCTGACCTCGTCGAAGGACTTGTGCGGACGAATCACCATCTTAGACTGGTAAGAATGGACCCTGACAAAGTCCTGGGATTCTGGAATAGTGGGGTGTTCCACAGCCCTGGATGACAGAAGAGGAGGGGGTAAAGGGGCGAGGCCCACTGCAGTGTTGACCATTATTCCCTGAATAATCACACGGTTAGCCTTCTCCAGACGCTCAGTGTCTCTGGGAGCTGCTAGCACATGGCATCATTACTGAGCACCTTCTGCTACCAGCTGTCAAAGAACGCTAAATGTCtggtgtgtacgtatgtgtttATGACAGTCAAGTCCCTGGATGAAGGGAAGAATggtcttgaaaaaaaaaagaccatgaacattttccagattagggggagaaaaaatatcagaaaattgccaaattaaaaattctATAAACTTACCTGGATACCAAGACCATGAGGTTGTTCTCTAGATCCACATCATAGCGCCGCACATACACATAGTCCCTCGAATACAACGGATACTGTGGGGGCAAAAAAATCCATCTTAAAACTAAaatcaaaaatgtcatttaacaCTAATTCATGACAggaggtctttaaaaaaaacaagaaaaccattaaaactaaaaactgGGCAAATTCCAGAAACTTAGAGACAGACTACTGATTGCATTAACAATCACAATCATATACGCAGCATTCCATTTAATGCACAGCAAGATTCAACAGTGCCATCTGCTGGCCAAGGAGCCACACGACACCACTCGATTCCCCTGGTTTCTTGGGGCTGACCCGTTTAccgatttaaaaattaaaacaccaGTCAGCCACATCCTCTGGCTCTCCAAGGGCAAGAGTGGATCTCTCCAACGACGAATACAGGGCTTGATAATATATCGGAAAATTGCCACGCTACCagactgtggaggaatttttattgtgcttttatgCAATCTGTCTGTAGCTGAATTAATTGTGTCTGGCTTTGTATCGCGCCAAAACATACCAGTTTGGCAACAAGGAACACATTGGGATAAAAAGtgccatataaaaataaaagtggttGACTGGTCGATAGGCCACATCCTAATCCCGCactattttattgtatttgagATAGTGATGGAAGAATGTGgcttcataaaacaaaaaaaaggatggATCCGCTACATGCTATCAGTGAGATCAGATGTACCACTTTTGTTCAGCTGCTgggaacaaaatattttgatctCAACGAGTAAGCAACGGTCCGCTCAtagtagctccacccatttttggaTTCATGAAGCCTCACCCGCTCACTCATCACTAATCTGAGGCAACGGAGGAGCTAGAGACCTGATTCCAGGTCAGCACTTGGGGCCCACTGTCTCTATGAAGCGTGCTGGTAGGCACAGGTGAGACCATGTGAAAGAACTGTGCTAGTGTGCCTGAGAATGCCCAACATCACTGACACAGGAATCAGCCAATATAAACGGACACAGTCCATTTAAACCGAATACTAAACTCACTGTACAGTGCAGAATGGCTACGTAACCTAGGAGCAAGATAAACTCATAATATACACATGACTTTCATGTGTGATCAATGGTGGGTGATGTTCATTTTATACCCTGGTATTTGGGGCGACCTTCGCCACAGATAATTTCTGCACAAAGCTTGGCCCACTCCTCTCTAATGTCTCAGAAGTATGTCTGAACTCCCAGTGCACGGATAGAGCAGGTTGCCTAGCTGACGGTGTTTATCTACTTCTTAGAATCAGACACCCCTTTAGTGTTTCTGGTGGTGGGCTTTTCGTTGAAGAAAAGCAGTCAACACTGGGATCATAGACATGCACTTCAGTTACTCTGCCACTTTGACACCCTGCGCATGCACATACAGGGGCAAACAGTCTCACGTAAAGCTGGAGAATCTCTTTAAAAGGTCAGATCCAGCCACTGAACCTACGGCACCTCTGTGGGAAGCAGATTTATTTTACTGCAGCGTTCGTTTTGGCATAAACACAGAGTCAGTATTTCGCATGCTACCCCTCAAAATATTCCATCTTAACTTTAGGTACACTGACCCGTCCTGCCCAGTCACATTAACCTAGTGTGCTCCCCAGTTCCTCATATTATTGGCAGAACTACCCTCTTCTTACTGTAGCCAGactacatgtttttttccccccaacataGTCTTATTTCTGCATATATGATGCTGTACCTGCTATGATGCTATGATTCTGTAATGAagcacagtaaaacaaaaagatgAAACAAACATTATAAGCCATCTTCTGTAATGCAGCACAGTAAAATACAACCATCAAAACCAAtgaccaccaaaaaaaaaaaaagaaataagagaACAAGAGAAGTGACTACCCACAACAGAGGAACCAGTGCAGCAGCTGGCGATAACAGGAAGCACGTGTCCCTCAGCTATGACCACAGGGACTCTGTCCGGCAACATTATAAAGTatctaatggaaaaaaaaccattacTCGGATAAAGGGGTAGTTACTGCATATAGCCCAAGACCTAAAAGCCGTCTTCTTGCAATCAAAGAAATTTGTGTGTGGTCACGGAACAAAACCAAAACGATCAGCGCTCTTCTTACGTGAGTATAGTGTAGAGACTCCTTTAACATGCTgtaggcaattaaaaaaaagtacagcgAGCACACAACATCTTGTGTGGTAATCGCTGGAGAGGCGACGGATGTGACTGGAGCATTGTTGGGTAACTAAGCCATCAAATTCACGTGTGGCAGTGCGTCTGCAAACAAAATTACTGTGGAAGCATAACTGGTCATCTTACAATTCGTTTCAGACTTTGGTTTGCAAGTGCTAATAAGACACAGCCAACGGTGATCCTACATTAAAAGGCATCTTTTATACTTCCTTTTTGTCAAGCTAGCTATTCAGTTACAACAGTAAATTGCCGCTTTGTGAATCATTGAGCCTGTGCAAAGACTTAATAAGCGGAAGTCATCAGTTTTAGTGTTGTGAATTCATACGTAAAGAAAGggtactgtgtttttttttttttgttctgttcagtGTCATGAATCATTCGCAGGACACCGCCTGATATTATTCTGCATGCTAGCtctttcagatgagacattaaaccgagctcctgactcactgtggtcattaaagatcccatgacacccATCGCAAAATACAGGTGATTCCCCGtcgtcctggctaaattcctaATCgggctctctcaacctgccacctaagCAAAAGACCCATCTACTTCGCTTCCGCACAGCAATTTTTAAAGAACACTGAGGTGTTCTAAAACACTGCTTACCGAAGCATTTCCAAATTCGGATGAAATGCTTCTCTTTTAGGAAGCAAATAAGGAGGAACTGGGTCACGGCTACCTGAACATGCCCTTGACGTGCAAATGATCAGGAAGTTGGTTAAAGAGAGCGCAGCGTCAGCGCTGGACTCATTTTCACATCCAGCCCGCTCCTGCATAAGCACCTTCCACAGTGCCACAGCAGCACAGATTACAGTACTCGCACACAGGAAGTCGCTTCTGGTTTCCACGGGAACCGTGGAACGTCTGACAGACCAAATACGGTCTGGGTTGCAACGGACTTCCTGTTAAGTTTCAAAGGCTGGAAATTCATTTAAAGTGCTTAATTTTGCTGGAGTTGCCAGCATACATTCAGAGTAAAACTGAGCACTCGCATTGAGCAGCAAAATACTTTTACTTTTGAAAGGGCGGAGTACACTaattcagtcctggagggcacgTGTAGGTTCTGGTTTTTGATCAAACCAAATACTGGTTTAGTGCTCTTAAAATACGTTTACACCGACGCTGCTTCACCCCTGTATCAGACCccagcaaaacattttcactaaGGATACTCAAATTTTTTTCGAAAATGTCATGAgattagggctaattaagtaattaagagcTGAACGTCAACATGAAATCCACCGACAGGTCAGCCCCAATTACAAACCCAGCTTGAGTTTGAAACGACAGGAAAATAACGAGTCAGTCTgactatgtactgtatgctcAGTGTATATTTAGTCGGTACAGTATATGCTGTCCCGAGGCATGGTCATCAGCACTATCTCAGTAAGTCGAACAGACACCTGCATTCAGGTCAGGACAGAAGGACAAGGGCACCACGACAGTGCcaagagccaatcacaggagacaaaaacagcagcacGCTCCTACTGGCTGCGCAAACACATGACTTGAAGGACCCCGCTTTCTGTACACAACAGCTGCACTTTTAATACAGCGCAGGGCTCCCCAGCCACGggcctggagagccacaggtcCTCTGCGTTTGGGCTTTTGGGCGTGTGTATCGCTCAGTGGGCACGTAGCCGCTTCCACCCTCCAAATAAACATCCATGTTAGTCAATATTGAATTAATTGAGCACATTGATCCAGGCTATagtaggcagtgtgtgtgtgtgtgtgtttgtctgtgcttcCTGAAGGTCCCTAAAGGTATTAATGTAACATTTCTGAGCACTGTGTTTCTCTGGTAACTGAGTATTCTTGTTGAAAACCCGTTCCTCAGATAACAGACTGTGGAAACAGCGTTTCGGACAGCAGCggtttccccctcctccttgcGAGGCAGCGGTGCGTCATCGTTCAGCCCGAGCTATCGCGCGCGAGGACTTACAGGGAAGTGCGTGGCCCAGTGCACGATCTCGGACCCCGTGGTGGCGTCCCGGTCCACCACCTCCAGCTTGATCACCAGGGCGTCCCACTTCTTCCGGTACTCAGTGTCCAGCTGGATCAACACGGGGGAAGGGACAGTGAGGCGGGGCCAGAGGGAGACAGGGTCCGCCCCTGCGCACAAACCCCGCccccgcacacagacacaagcggCAGGGCTGTGCACCGCAGACAAAATGGACGGTTGAGGAGCACAGGCACGGACAGCCACTGTACCTGAACGTTGAAGAACTGCCTCGGGGTGATGTCTGTGTACGTTCCCAACACTGCAGAGGGGTAAGAGAGTGACACAGATCGCTCAGGCTCAACGCTTAACCACAGTATTGGGGGCCCAAGTACGTGTGTAGCCTGTTATCACAGCCATATACTATCATTAATATGGATAAGGGCCAAGTGATAAGCAAATGACACAGTAAACAGAAATGAACCTCAGAAACACAGGTGCTGGACAGGAAAAACTCATTCTGACAACAAAAGAGGGTCTCGTAGGCCTGTGGAccaatgctgtgttttcagaagCTTCTTAAATTTATCGAAGATCTGCATCTTTGTGCCAGCATGGTCAGCATGCCTGCAATGATCATCCACTACTCTTAAACACCATTGTTTTAGAATTACATGGACTGGTGAAGGCTGAGTATTTTCCAATATAGTTTTCCCCACAAATTGTGCCTCTGGAGTCAACAATCATGTGACGTTATTGTGAATTACCAAACCGCAACATGATTACAGATAATATCACCTTGTGATGAACCAACATTAACCATAAAAGTTCTGAACTGTGATCGGGACCAGATGCATTTACTTTTCAGTGAGGAGCCcaatgcttccccccccccccccccccccaatgaagTGTacacaattcaaattcaatttgaCCAAAAGAAGGCCCAAAAGACGTGTGGTGCGTTGATGGCTGACCTTTGTATTCGTACAAATGGCTGTTCTGAATTGGCCGTTTCCACACCCAGAAGTTCTTCTTCTCCATGACGACCTCCCAGCCTTCCTTCTGGAGCTCAGCGGTTGTTTCCCGGGAAGTGCCCCGACTCTTCACCGTTTCTACGGCGAGCAGCTcccctgcacacctgcacacagacagagagacgcaGCTGAACACTTTCAGGCTCCcggcacacctgcacacagacagagagacgcaGCTGAACACTTTCAGGCTCCcggcacacctgcacacagacagagagacgcaGCTGAACACTTTCAGGCTCCcggcacacctgcacacagacagagagacgcaGCTGAACACTTTCAGGCTCCcggcacacctgcacacagacagagagacgcaGCTGAACACTTTCAGGCTCCcggcacacctgcacacagacagagagacgcaGCTGAACACTTTCAGGCTCCcggcacacctgcacacagacagagagacgcaGCTGGGGACcatcaaatctggccctcaaacctaaatccagccctggttttctttcctcccaggtaattaactgaacaattagtgctactgattggtcAGACTGTCTTCAcgcctgactcccaggtaaaggatGGGAGATAAACCATGTGTTCTCAACCCTTGAGGATCGTGCTTTGATGATCCCTGCCTCTCGGTATCGAGTATGTATGACCAGAAgtcatccaccaatcaccaccgGCTTTCTATGATTAGTTGTTACCAATGCACACTGAGTGAAGGTGAGCTCCTCTATGAATTCTATGTGACAAGTGACAACAGGTCATTCCCATCCCTATCTTATCATTCCTGTCCAAAACATGAAAGTCCACATAttcatgtaattattatttaatcccTGATTATTATTTCAGCCCTcatgtttagaaatgacatacttcatatgaaaaggaaatgatgcgctgctgtttgtaaatgtataaaatgtaggTATAGTTACATGcccatatattatatatatagtaaGTATACCCATATATTGGCCTGGCTTGATGAATACTTAAAGAAAACAAGTGAGTGTACAGTGCCTTAGACATGATCCTCCTGATAACACTCCTGAGACACCGACTGAACAGAGTAAACGACTCTGGCTGTAGCGAAAGGTCGCAACCGTTTAGAGTGACCGTAGCAAAACCCTTTTATGAACGCACCTCAATCCAATCCACACAGACATGTCCCTCTGATCTGATAAGCCAGGATTATACTGCGTAGAGGCTGCCACTCTTGCCTCACACAGGGTTCTACGCTAACATTTCTGCCATTTCAAAAATTTAGGAGCATTCAGGAGCACTGTAATGCATcctaattaatattttctgctcccaaaatggcagccctgcacagccctgCTCACAGACGGGGTTTAAAATAGTCCCATACTAGCAGGGATGTTACACGTTTCTGCCAAAGGTGGTGTGCTCCTACACACTGCCCTTTGCCCTATATTTCCCCAGGTCCTGCAGGTTTTACTGCAATAATACAATGGATCAATACCTAggacacacactgaaatacaaaacagGAGACTTTAAAAACCAACCTGCCACACGGTGCTCTTCAGAATAACCTACCGAGTATGTTGCTGTACGGTTACTGTGCTTTCCAAATCTAGACAATTCTAAGCAGCCacttgtttccatttttttccagtgatcCACTAATCTTTTGCCTCTTTTGGCCTCCATTACACTGTTGACCTTACAGGGCTCTTCCTGATATGTAAAATTTGTGCCcagtttcattttaatactTCCCTTTTTGCATCACCTGTAATAGGAAGCTTGGTAAGACGTAACAGAGTATGCTGCTCCCAGTTACATACCCGCCCAGTTGACAACTCTGTCCCCATCTCTAAGGTTATACAACGGTACATTTTTTCAGAACTGGTCAGGAGACTGAAAGGCCAGTCATTGGGTCATCCAACCCCCTTTTATCCTGCCTGACCCAAGATGACCCAGCCCTGACCAATGACATCCATATTCTACACTCATTCAAGAAAACGGTCAGGTGTGGTGGCAAAGTTTCTATACACCAAGCTGACCATTCAGCACAGGAAGTAACAAAAGCAGACCATCCAGACTGAggaacacaatataaaaatctCAGAGCTAAAATACAGTCAGTCAAAAGAGGGACCTGGTTCTCTCTGGCATGGACTTaaagaagtttttaaaaaaagactatcACACAAAGGAACCAGCAAACAGATTGAGGCCTTGTTGAGCCTGCACACTGTAAATTTTAATCAATGACTCTTCAGGGAAACAGTGCCGTAACTCAAAAATATGTTACCAGACCAGACATGATACTAAATTTCCATCCTTGCTTTCCTGGTAATAGAGTTCCTTTTATTTCTTGCCTGCTTCTGAACAACTGGCATTCCTGCCAAAGAAACAGAATATTGTGTTTGGCCTCTGAACACAGGTGCATTAGTAAACTAGCTTGCTGTCACCTAATAGGATCGGCACATTTGTCACAGGCTTGACTGCCAGCCAAGAGAATATCCTGCATtagaaaacaataattactTGAACATGAAATGACTAGTGCAGAGAGTCTCCATTCTCCAGCTTTCCACCAAAGATCCCCATCCATTTTTAAAAGCGAGTGAAATTAGCAACTTCTGATGCTTCGTTATTTCCAATTTTTCACAGCACATGGTAACATTAACCTGAGAtcaaattacaaacaaaattaatgtaACAGAAATATGAGGTTTATATTTGTCTGTTATGCACAGCGTCGGTTTTCTAAGAGGCACGTGACAGAATGGGAACTTTTGTTTAGAAAAGACTTTGACATTTCACCTCGAGTGTATGGGTGGAACTTTTTCTAGGCCTATATCCAAAAAGCTGCACTGCCAAGCTACACTATTTGTCACCTCTACACTGACTGCCCTCCAAAATTAATGCCCTTGAATATGGCCTAGTGTACATAAACCCCACACCTCGTGGTATGCAGGAGTTTGATACCCGCGTAACAAAGGTCACTCAATCACGCTATATCGAGGATAAATAACATTTGACCATTAACTCACCTCTTTAGCTCTTCGTCTCTAATCTTCTCCTCTTCCCACATGAAGACTCCAGCCAGCGCTGCAACTAGTTTGCTAGTGCGCGCGTGTTTGCTTTGGAAGCGGCGCCACAGCGTGCTCACCAGGCTCATTCGGGAACGTTCGGAGTACAGGTTCGAGTAGAGCTCGCCTATCTGCCAAGCGCGTCTGAACCTCTGGCCCGTAACGAAACTGCACTGGTTTGCAAGTAAGGACACCATGCCTTTTCGTGTCTTCTCTGATCCCGTTTCACCTGCACATACTCCTGCTTTGTGCAGCCAAGAGAGCACGGAACCCATACGTCGACCCAGCCATGCCGCTGCTCTCTTAACTACAGGACCACTGGCCTTCCCTACACCCTCACTACAAACTGTGTGTAGGCCAGGAAGCCGAGCCGTGTGCGCCCTTATTCCGCAGATCGGGCGTCTCTGGACAGACTGAAAcatagctgtgtgtgtacaccacCCTCTGAGGCTAAAGACCAGCTTATATCAGCGGTCTGGCGTTGAAGGTAGatattaaatacaattaaatagaGTAATTGTTTAGTTAGCTATAGCAATACATCACTAGGTGCTCAGCTGTATTAAATGCCAAAACGCTTAAAATTAGAAATCTATTTCAAGCCAGTTAACACATTAGCATGGTATGGATGCAAAcagaaagctagctagctagctaacgacCGTGGCTCGTTGACAGTTGAGTCACaagcaaaaaggcaaaaaagctacttgcaagttagctagctagcacgcAAGGTAAACAACACACGCCTCGTGCTAAATATCTGCTGCTTAAAACACTCAACAAAAGTTGTAGCACTTCGACAACAACCTTATTACTCAAAAACAACCTCCAATTTGTCGCGTGGATTCAACTCAGTAGCTACATATCTATGCAAGATAGCATTAGTAGCTTAGCCTTACACTTGCAAAATCGTTCAAACCCCTTAGCTTGTAAACCTGCTAGCCAGGCTAGCTACAGATACTAGCTTGTTTACTGTTGATTAGAAAGATCAGTAACATCCGTTAGTAGCATGCAGCTAGTAAATTTGGGAACTGTTTACGAGCTAAACGCTCATGGATATTATCTTGCACTATAAATATAGATTATTTGGTTAACAGACTTGCTTTTACTAACCCCATTTCCTCACATGCTTTCCATACACAGGCTAGCTGAACATTGACCATGCGCTTTCAACTTCCTCCCATAAACTATTCCTATTGGCCTTCAGTGATGTAGGCATTCGTCTGATAGGTCACGCATATTGCCTGTCTAAATTTTCTAAATCAGTTTACTGGCTAGCAAGATTATATGACGCACATTACATCAACCTGGCTTCGACGAAGGACGAAGGGTGTGCCATCCTTGACCTGTTTGAAAGGTGAAATGCATCTTTGCCGATACCTGGTCCGAAAACCCACGGCTTGGTTCCGTTTTTGATGTCTAAGAGAAAGAATCCCCTGAAATTCAACTATAACCACGATTTCGTTTGCGCGACAATACAGTGACCTTAATTTGACCTCAAGGCTGCCGGACTACTTAACTGTAGACAACGTGAAACGGCTGGTGTTCAAATCCCCAATACATTCGCTTTGTTGAGTAAGCCGACATTCCATGGTTTCATAAACGTAggtttgtgtgaaatgtgcatATCAAGGGACAAGAAAtcaattttataaaaatattttcagcttttattaaagggtatattATATAAGGGTATAACTTACAAcgcgttttttattttaccatcaAAAGTACTTAATCTCTATTGGATGGCATTGTTATATCTTTTTGGTGCATTAACATGGAGTCAAACAGGACAGGATTAAATGAAAGAACTGTGTTGTGGTTACTGCAGGAAACCCTGGAAAGGGTTCAGCTTTCATTCTTGTTACATCACAATACATTGTATTAACTTAGCAGACAaccttatccagagggacttagaGTGTACACAAACATAAGTGCATCCACctgatttatatttgtatattccAGACCAGCGAGTGTATATGCATCATAACTAAAGCACAAATGCGAGTCAACTATGCTAACCAGcaaccaaaatacaaattatgaatatataaagATTATATACATAACAAGTCTTTAAATAGAGGGAAAAGCATGGAGCCATACagataaatacaatacaaaatagTAAATGAATATAGAGGATAGGAGTGCTAGGACGTGGGAACTGGAGGGCATCCCCATATATGGCATTGTGTGCATGGTGTGCATGCAACTGACAGGCCACAGCCGCCACACAGAGGAGACATGCCTCAAATGCTTTAAAGTGGATTAACATTTTATGAAGTAAAATCATTCAAATACttagtgaaaaataaatataaaaaaggatTGGGTAGTCACAAAATGTCTTGTTTTGGTTTTCAATAATTCTCTATTAACTGGGACACCCCATActtcagtcaacatttttatattgtc is a window from the Anguilla anguilla isolate fAngAng1 chromosome 14, fAngAng1.pri, whole genome shotgun sequence genome containing:
- the stard7 gene encoding stAR-related lipid transfer protein 7, mitochondrial — translated: MFQSVQRRPICGIRAHTARLPGLHTVCSEGVGKASGPVVKRAAAWLGRRMGSVLSWLHKAGVCAGETGSEKTRKGMVSLLANQCSFVTGQRFRRAWQIGELYSNLYSERSRMSLVSTLWRRFQSKHARTSKLVAALAGVFMWEEEKIRDEELKRCAGELLAVETVKSRGTSRETTAELQKEGWEVVMEKKNFWVWKRPIQNSHLYEYKVLGTYTDITPRQFFNVQLDTEYRKKWDALVIKLEVVDRDATTGSEIVHWATHFPYPLYSRDYVYVRRYDVDLENNLMVLVSRAVEHPTIPESQDFVRVHSYQSKMVIRPHKSFDENGFDYLLTYSDDPQTVFPRYCVSWMVSSGMPDFLEKLHNAALRARNQEVGMQDYIGVVKTNDKASPPNPDRLGGEKAHPGQMYA